The DNA region GAACCTACCAGGAACAGCCCATTAGCAGGGCATCCCGGCTCAGTGCCTCCACTACACACCCCATTAGGGCCACGATTGTTCAGCCGTGCCCAGATACCTGCCAGGGGGCTGTGACTATCCCATGCATAGATCAGTGGTAGGGATCAACCCCACGCCCTCTGGCTCTCAAAGCAGAGCTGCTACTAAGCACAAGGGCTATCAATGGGAGGTAGCCATGACCCTGCCAGAAGAGAGGGGCAGAGAACCACACTGGGTTACCACAGCTCCCAGGGACAGAGTGGTTTGCTGCTGCCAGGGCAGGGGAGACAGGGGCTGCACCTACTGGGAGACCCATGTGACCAGCGCCTGCGTTTTGAAGATCATCTGGCTGGTGTTGCTGTCCTGGACGAGCTCCCCATTCACTTTGCAGCGAATTCCCAGCTTGtgagggtctgagagagagacagagcagtcAGGTCTGCAAAATAACTGGGGAGGATAGGGCGGTTCCCTTTACAGACCTCCTCTGCTGGGCAAGAGGAGAGGCCCTGTTATGCAGAGGAGGTGGTGGGAGAGTGGGGATCCAGGAGAGGAAACCTCAGATCACAGGAAGGATCCCAATTTGTTGGACAAACTATCAAAGGGGCTGCCGTTGCTCACTGCTGCCCTGCGGCCACCTCAGGGCTGGTACGCAACAGCTATTTTGACAGCTCACAGCAAGCCTGGAGAATGGGGTGAGCCACTAAGCGAAGGATGCTGGGTCCAGCTGCGGCAGCAGGAGGAAATGTAGGGTGCAGAAGATAATTGGAATTGGACTGGGACACCGGGATTCCTGCTGGGAATAGCATCCTGAGTGCGTCAGTGAGCACAGGGGTCACCCCCTAGCGCCGTGCTTGGGGAACTGGTTCAGTAATAACTTGAGAAGGATACCACATACTAAGCCACCCGCCCCAGTCCCAGCAGCATCCTGGGATTTAGAGGGCTCCTATGCAAATACTGAGCCAACCCGACCACAGGTGGCCCTTGAGCTCCCTTGTGTGCCCAGGGCAGTATGACTGCAGTGATGGAGCAGGTGGGAGGAATCAGGGATGAAGGCAGTTCATACATCACCTCAGAAGCCTTTGCAGCATGAGAGCATCTGTGCAGGCAACCCAGCCCTCCCTATGCCAACCACAGCCCGGCAGGCGGAAGAgactgaagggctggatgtgtaCCTGGCACACAGTCCTTGGTGACAATGGCAGGGCCCAAGGGGCAGAAGGTGTCAAAGGATTTCCCCAGGATCCACTGCTTCCCATTCCTCTTCATCTGCCAGTCCCTGGCGCTGACATCATTGGCAACCATGAATCCCACGATGTGATCCATCACAGCTGACTCCTGGGCAGGGAGGGAAATGGGAGTCGCCGCACAGCCGCACACAGGAGCCACTGCTAGAGACCACAAACGTGGGGCTGCCCGACTCCTCTGGGCACAACGGTGCAGAATTAACACATGTGCCACCCCTGACTGAGAGGGTCGCCCTCTAGTGGTGAACAGGGAGCATGCTCAGTTCAGTCACCAGCCTGCCGGGGGGCCATTTAGTGCCAGCTGCGGTGGTGGCTTTTGCCGCGTGCCCTGGACTGAAGTCATCGAACAGATGGCCCTGTTCAGCCAGGGCTGGGTTTCAAGTACCAAGACCTGAAGTGGCTCCACAGTCCGTGCCCAGCTCCCTTAGTACCTTGATGTGCGTCCCTTTCTTCCCGATGACAAAGGCCAGCTCCACCTCCCAGTCGACTTCCTAGAGAAGGAAACAGGGAAGTCTGAGTCTCTGCCCTAGTCCAGCGGGGCAGAGGAAATCAGGGCCAGGGTCCCACGGAGAGAGGCAATTAGAGATGTCCGAGATCACTGTTCCCACACCTGCGAAACGCCACTTGTGATATGGCAGGTGGGCAGTACCATCTCAGTGCAGAGACACCCCCCCCTTATGGCCCAGCAACTTGGCAGCTCCCCATGGCAAGCTATTTGGCTGTAACATTCTGGACTGTTGGCGTCTAGGTGGCTTGCTACTTGACACAGCCAGCTGGAGGCACTTGCACAAATAGATCTCGAGACAGCTAGCAGCCAGCTCAAATCTGGACCCACGCTCTACTGACAGCAGCATTCTCCATGGCCGGAATGGGCACACTTGGCTttttctcccacagttctttaGCTGGAGCCTTTAACAGACACCATCTTCAGGGGCTGGCGTGCAGACAGGTCTTGGCTGAAAGGTCCCCGCAGGCAtagcaggaggagggaggggtaTTTACTTGGCTCTCGGCTGGGTGGATGATCTCGTCGTAGgggccagtgacagagctgggaaactTGCTGAAGATGATGGGCTCCTCGGGAATTTTCACATTCTGCTCCTGGCAGTGGTCTGCGTAGTTCAGCCCCACGCAGATCACCTTCCCCGGGTTGGGTATGGGGGCCAGGAGAGTCACCTGAGCGCGTGGCAGGATGTGCTGGCCAGACTCCTGAGCCCTAGAGAcagaggagggaaggggcagctaAAAGGATGCTGAGAGAATGGGGGAGGCTCTTCATTGGGGAAGCCAAAGACAGAGGTGTAGTGCTCCAAGCAAGGGACTGGGAGAAGTGGATcccctgggttctactcccagttcTGGTATGGATTTCCTATGTAGCTATAAGCAGTTCCTTGccccctgggcctcagtttcccacctgtaaaatggggctcaCACCTACCTCTTGCGTAGACACTGCCTTGAGAATCCTGCACTGAGAATGACCAGTCCGAGCGTGGGTCCAGGACTGACTAGGACAATCCCAGCTGTACACTTCCACACCTTTCCTAACCAGCTTCCAAACCCCAAAACAACTGCACCCCCTAGTGTCCATTGAAGAGCATCTCATCCCTAGCTCTAAAAATGCTTTAGGAGGAGGAGGTTCATTATCCCCTTGTTTTACagccagggaaactgaggcatgagacAGGGAAACACCATGCGCTGAGTCCATGGCACAgctaggactagaacccagggcCATAGGCGCCAGTTTTGTGGATGCACCTGCAGCCCCCTTATCAGTGCATCCCTCCTGCCTGCCACGATCAGCTGTTCCAGGTCACACTTGAGGGTCTACTTGGCCTTTCAGGACAGAAATGGTTTCTATCACCCCCTGCAGGGTTGCTAGAGATCCCCACTTACCTTCTCGCTACGGCCAGTGCTGCGTCCCCTACCTCCAGGAACTCTCTCATCCTCCTGGGCAGGGAGGGGTCGAAAGCATTTAAATCAATCACGTTGCCACCATCTTTCTCCTCCAGGCCGATCCTGGGCCCATCTGAGCTGGTTTGAAACTGGACCAGCCTCATAGCCTCAGCTAGATAGGAAATGCCCCTAGACTGTGTCCCGCCCCAGCTCGTGCAGCCAGGCAGCCTCCAGCTCAGTCTCAGACTCACTGGAAGGGCTCTTAGGACCAACACCAGCATCAGATCCTGCGGGAGAGACAAACGAGCGTGGACAAGTCATCCATGCACTCCAGTTGGGTCTCTGCCAGCAGGGGTGTCTAtcattttttttgtcaaggttCAAATTCTTGGTCAAAGTATAGTAAACAGAGAAAATAAACTAATGATGATGatagacaaataaataaaaagatgatGGGGTCCATCCAAAAGTGTCTGGCAGACCGGATTTGGCTCACGGGCTGCCTATTAACTACCCCAATGGAAAGTAACCAAACCTGGGCTCTCCCTCTACTACATGGTGGGGGGAATTGGTCACGCACAGGGCTCAAACCCTGGGACACCCAGTTGTTTGCCAGGGTCATGCACAGTTTCGCCTGGATTCCCACAGAGCCAGAGGCCCGGGCTGTGACCCCAGTGGTGCCATGGGAGGGAGGAGCCCTTCTGGGAGGCTGGAGGGGGGAAGacaagggaggtgggggggttaCTCTGGGTGGCCAAGGGAGATGGGGGGGGATCAGGCTgtgaggccgggggggggggggaccgagggaggtggggggtcaggctgtgaggccggggggggggtcgAGGGAGATGAGGGTCAGGCTgtgaggccgggggggggggtccgagGGAGGTGGGGGGTCAGGCTGTGAGGCCGGGGGGGACGGACCGAGGGAGGTGGGGGGTCAGGCTgtgaggccggggggggggaccgagggaggtggggggtcaggctgtgaggccggggggggggaccgAGGGAGGTGGGGGGTCAGGCTGTGAGGCCGGGGGGGGGACCGAGGGAGGTGGGGGGTCAGGCTGTGAGGCCGGGGGGGGGACCGAGGGAGGTGGGGGGTCAGGCTGTGAGGCCGGGGGGGACGACCGAGGGAGGTGGGGGGTCAGGCTGTGAGGCCGGGGGGGGGACCGAGGGAGGTGGGGGGTCAGGCTGTgaggccggggggggaggggcgagggAGATGAGGGTCAGGCTGTGAGGCCgaggggggaggggccagggagatGGGGGTCAGGCTGTGAGGCCGGGGGGGTCCGAGGGAGGTGGGGGTCAGGCTGTGAGGCCGGGGGGGGGATGAGGCCGAGGAAGATGGGGGGCACTCTGGGGGCGGGCCTGGTGCCGCTGGGCAGGCGCAGGCCGAGGCAGCCCCTGCAGGGGCTGGATCTAACCGGACGGGTCCGAGCCGGGGAGCGGacgcggtgggggggggttaACAGGCACTCGGCGAGCCCCGCaggctcgggggggaggggaagcgccAGGCCGCCACCGCCGGGCTCCTCCCCCGTTACCTGCCCAGCGCCTCTGGGGTGGTTGCTGCTGCCGGGCTGCACCTCTTGCGGTCACGCACTGATACCGTCACAAAGCCGAGCCACTCCCCCGTCACCGGATTGTGACGTCATAATAGCCGTCCCCTGTAGGGGAACCAATAAAAACCTACCTCTCCTGCTCTCGCAATGAGAGCGGAGGAGTACCCAACAACCAATCATAGAGCGTCCAGGGCGGGACTTCACGCGTTACCACCAATAAACCGCTATATAATAATCCCCGCCCACTCTTCTATTCCCTTAGAGAGCGTGACTGGCTGTCACCATGACACCAAAGGCAAAGCGTGGGACAAGCCAGACCGGGCGCCATGACACTAGGGGCAAAGTGTAGCGAGAGGCAGACTGGGCGCCTTGAAGTCAGGGGCAAAGcgtggagcagggcaggctgcagGATGAGCCATCATAACTAGGGCACCAGTTATCTTGCAGAAGGGTTGCCGTGTGGCTCCTCCGCCCCAGCAGAGCCCATGGGCGCCCTCATCTGCAATGCAGAGCAGCTCCCAAATGGTGCCAACGGGCAGCAGCAAATGAGGCTCCAATGTGCTGCACCCCTTTGGCCTGACGTGCCCTGACCCTGCTCATGGGGGTCAGCAGCAGAAGGCCTAGAGAGAGCGGAATCTCCATCCCCCCCTCCAACCATGCTCCAGAaaacctcctcctcctgcccccaataGTCCTTGCGCCCTACCTCTCTTCTGCCTCATttcagccccccagccctgcctaccCCACTCCGCTGAGGCCTCCCCTCCTTCTgtcacccccccgccccatttcCAGCACAATGGAAGGATAAGAAGCAGTGGAAGGCTTGTTCCTTTAGCACCTAGCATgcgtccatgactggggctcctaggaaccataattataataataaattaataaactaGGAGCATGGCGCAGGGTGCTGCAGGTGTGTTCCTAGCAAAGTGGGGAGGCACCACGGGTCAGGACTCTCTCATCAAGGGTGACCCTTTTAGCACAGAGTCCCATAGGAAAGTGGCTGAGCTTATCCAAAGGCATGAATCACAGACCTGTAAGGGCTAAACCACAGGCATCATCTGCTCAGGGCATGATGCACAGCAGAGTTGTTCCGTACCTCCAAGCTCCAGGGTCTCCAGTACTCACCCTCCATAACATGGCCCATCCCAAGTGCTGCTCTGGCATTTGAGCTGTGTAGTCAGCTGGCTATGCAAAGAGAGGCCCAGGATAGAAAGCAAGAATAGAACCATGTTCATGCTAGCAGCTGTGTTTCATGGCATGGGAAGGATTTGGATACAGAAGCAGCTGGAATCTAATGCTAGAGAAGGAAGCAAAATGGATGggagcctctttttttttttaagtttattttattaaaatatacagTGACTGAATATCAAGTAGTTACGGAGAACAGGAACTGACAACTGTCTCCCCAGGTTGTGCTGTGAGGGTGGGCGTGAGATTGGGGCACTGGAGTAAAGGCTATTGCTAGTGAGACATGCGGCCATTCCTTATACTGTACATATGTCAGGAAGTATCGAGTGCAAACTCACAGCCTCTGGGAGAGGGCTTAGGGTAGAGAAGAGGGAGAGACAGATGGAATTCAGAGCCTTTTTGGGAGTGGGAGACAGAAACAGACTGATCTGGGCcttgggcagagagagagagatggttttGGGGCACTGAGAGAGGTTAAGAGGAAGATGAGGACTGAGTCTGGGTGGTTAAAAGTCTGGATCCTTCTGCTAGTTCAGATCTGGGAAGTGGGGCTGGAGAACTTGGGGGTAGTGGGTGAGAAAGGTGGATCTGGTTGTATCCAAGGTGAAAGCCTGGGAGAAAGAAGCAGAGCCTGCACTAGCTTAAGCATCAGTGACAACTTCCACCAGGACACCTTATCTTCCCCAACGTGTTTGGTGGACTCTTCCCCACTGCAGACCCAGGGACTATTTCTCAGGCTTAGTGCTCTTCTAACCAGAGAGTGTTCCATCCCCAGCGAGGCAGGGTCATTCAATAACCAGACCCATCCAAGGTTACTAAAGGAACTGAAAGGGGAGTCTCTCTAGGGCACCTCATCTAGGGGATTTCTATTGCATTGGAAACAGATAGCCCCATGGCTCTGTGACTCTGACATGGCCAACAGGAAATCCCAGTGAGACAGAGCATCCAGCTACTTAGAAAGTTCCTCATTAGAGACTGTACTGACTTATCCCTGACTTGGATCTTGAGGATGACACCCTCTTGGTTGCAGAGCTACCAACCCAACTCCTCTTTTCCCTACCAAACCTGAAGACCGGTGACTTGTCTAGCCCTACATGCGCTGATTTCCAGCTGGCTTTTCCAACTCTCTGGCCTCTTTCAAGACTTGTTCGCCCCATGTCAGATCTCATCTCAGTCCTGGAAACAGCATGTGTAATGTCTAAAAATAgtcacttgttaaaaaaaacaaacaaaaaaaaaacagtccctCAAACCAAACCTTGTAAACGTTCCCCAGGGATAGGTGAGATTTCACGCCCTATTTGACTTATGACTTTCAACTGCAGCCTGCAGTTTTGGGCATATTCATAAGTCACGGCCCATCAGCTTTCAGTGTCACAGAAAaggcaagatgggtgaggtaatatcttttactggaccaacgtctgttggtgGAGAGGACAagtttgagctacacagagctcttcctctgtcTCCATGTATCTCAAAAGCTTGCCctctccaccaacagaagttggacttATAATAGGTtgtacctcacccactttgtctctcacaGACCCTGGGACCAACGCAGTTAAACAACACTGCCCATCCCACAGAATAACAGTTTTCCAGTGTAACTCTCAATTGCAGTCAACAGATATTTGAGCCAGCTCTGATGGAAATGATGGACCGGTGGAAAACAATGAAAGAGTTCAGCTCCAGAACGTAGCAGCAAGGGCCCGTCTCCTCCTCCAGTTTGGAAGGGCCAGGGTATTTGTGCTTGTACTTCTGCTTCAGGAAATTCAAATCCTGTTTCTTTGTTGCAGATTGCCCCAGTTCCAGTCTCCTGAGTGAAGATACCTCATCCTCCCCTACCACTGCAGGTGGAGGGACATTCATTCTCAGTGCGACTGGGGAGAAGGTGTGTTAGCTTCTTCCTTTGTCTCCCTTCTCTGGGGACGCTAGAAGGCGCTGTACGTTCTCTAACATTTGCACACGATGTGGAACCTGCCTTTGAGTGGATGCTCTTGTGCTTTTAGAACTGAAGTTCTGGAGATGATTCCCAACAGCCAGTAATGTCTTCTATTCAGGTGTCCACAAACCATCCTCTCTCATCTGAGACACATTCAGGCTCCAGGATCTTGGCCCAGGAGCTTCCTGCACATGGAAAAGTGGGgagcaggtcctcagctggtgaaaattgaTGGAGTTCAGCTGAAGTCAGATTTCGCAATGGGGGTATGAAGTCCATCGAGTTATGCCAAATTGTGCCAGCTGAGACCCATTTCTTCTTCAGTAACTAcctctccctccttttcctgATGGAACCCAGTAACTGCCCCATTGCCGGGTTTTCACTTGATGCTA from Gopherus evgoodei ecotype Sinaloan lineage chromosome 2, rGopEvg1_v1.p, whole genome shotgun sequence includes:
- the FAHD2A gene encoding fumarylacetoacetate hydrolase domain-containing protein 2A isoform X1, coding for MLVLVLRALPVSLRLSWRLPGCTSWGGTQSRGISYLAEAMRLVQFQTSSDGPRIGLEEKDGGNVIDLNAFDPSLPRRMREFLEVGDAALAVARRAQESGQHILPRAQVTLLAPIPNPGKVICVGLNYADHCQEQNVKIPEEPIIFSKFPSSVTGPYDEIIHPAESQEVDWEVELAFVIGKKGTHIKESAVMDHIVGFMVANDVSARDWQMKRNGKQWILGKSFDTFCPLGPAIVTKDCVPDPHKLGIRCKVNGELVQDSNTSQMIFKTQALVTWVSQFITLYPGDVFLTGTPSGTGVFRKPPMFLKRGDVVQCEIDQLGALRNKVI
- the FAHD2A gene encoding fumarylacetoacetate hydrolase domain-containing protein 2A isoform X2, translating into MLVLVLRALPVSLRLSWRLPGCTSWGGTQSRGISYLAEAMRLVQFQTSSDGPRIGLEEKDGGNVIDLNAFDPSLPRRMREFLEVGDAALAVARRAQESGQHILPRAQVTLLAPIPNPGKVICVGLNYADHCQEQNVKIPEEPIIFSKFPSSVTGPYDEIIHPAESQEVDWEVELAFVIGKKGTHIKESAVMDHIVGFMVANDVSARDWQMKRNGKQWILGKSFDTFCPLGPAIVTKDCVPGSSHCTQETSSSPGPPLALEFSGSPPCS